The Thioalkalivibrio nitratireducens DSM 14787 DNA segment CATCACCCGCCGGGAGCCGTCCCTGAAAGCTGCGGCCATGGCCGAGCCCTTGCTTGGAGAAGAGTCAACAATCGGTGGCCCTGCAGGCCGCCCATGTTACAAGGCGAGACCTGACCCCATGCGTGCTCTCGGCCGTGGACGCCCTCGCGAGCGACCCGAGGCCCAGTGGATGCTGAAAACTTGCAGGTGCTTCGATGACCTACCGGTTGCGCGTCGGGCGCTATCGGGTCGACACGGTAGAAGATGAGTGCCTCGTGGTTCAGGTCATCCGTGTGGGCCACCGTGGAGTGGTGTATCAGAAATAGGTCGTCTAAAGCCCCGACCCCACGCTGCGCTGGGTGTTCGCTCTTGAAATTCGACGACGACGTGGCTTCGATGTTTCCAGATGACCGGTCCGTCAACGACGGCCTGATCCGCGAAGCGGTTGCCAGCGCAGACCAGGACTCCTTCGTGTCGCGGCAGGCCCCAATTACGTACACTGTCCCCGGAACTTAAGACCATGCGCCTTTCGCAGCTAGACCAGGAAACGATCCACGCCACGGTGGCCGAACTCTTCGGCGCCGATGCGGTGGTGCACGTGTTCGGGTCCCGCGTGAACGACAGCGCTCGCGGCGGTGACATCGATCTGCTGGTGCAGTCCCCCGAGCCAGTGCCGGATCGCCGCCGCAAGGCTCTGCAGCTGGTCGCCCGGCTGCAACTGCGCCTCGGTGACCAGCCCATCGACGTTCTCGTGCTGGATCCCGAAACCGCTCGGACACCCTTCCACGAAGAGGCCTTGCGTTCCGGAGTCCGCTTGTGACGAATCAAGAGATGCTTCCGATTCGACGCTTCCTGCAGACCATGGATGTGGTCCGGCGCGAGGGCGAACACCTTGACTACAGTCGCGGGCGCGTCTTTGGCCAACCCGTGGACGCGCAGTGGGTGCGCAAGCTCGAGGCAGCGCCGGAGCTTGCCGAGAGGCTGGAGGCCTTTGTCTCCCGCTTCGGCCGCATGCAGGACACCATCGCCGACAAGCTATTGCCCCGCTGGCTGCAGGCCCTCGCCGAACGCCCAGGAAGCCAGATCGAGAACCTCAACCGGGCCGAGCGACTGGGCGTCATTGAGAGCGTTGAACGGTGACCCGAAGCGCGAAAACTGCGCAACCGCCTGGTGCACGAATAC contains these protein-coding regions:
- a CDS encoding nucleotidyltransferase domain-containing protein, with product MRLSQLDQETIHATVAELFGADAVVHVFGSRVNDSARGGDIDLLVQSPEPVPDRRRKALQLVARLQLRLGDQPIDVLVLDPETARTPFHEEALRSGVRL